In the Vicinamibacterales bacterium genome, one interval contains:
- the aat gene encoding leucyl/phenylalanyl-tRNA--protein transferase — translation MIPAHALLNAYASGWFPMAATPGDIRWYSPDPRGIIPLDTFHVPSRLTRTLRSRGFEIRVDTAFRDVIEACAARRDDDGNWIDAEIVESYCALHDKGFAHSMETWRDGQLAGGLYGVALGGAFFGESMFHRVTDASKAALVALVEHLRRRGFVLLDTQWVTDHLVQFGAIEVPRRRYLRLLDEALAAGVTFGAR, via the coding sequence ATGATTCCCGCACACGCCCTGCTGAACGCCTACGCCAGCGGCTGGTTTCCGATGGCCGCCACCCCGGGCGACATCCGCTGGTACTCACCCGATCCGCGCGGCATCATCCCGCTCGACACGTTTCACGTGCCCTCACGCCTGACCCGCACGCTCCGCAGCCGCGGCTTCGAGATTCGCGTCGACACCGCCTTCCGCGACGTCATCGAGGCCTGCGCCGCGCGGCGCGACGACGACGGCAACTGGATCGATGCGGAGATCGTCGAGAGCTACTGCGCGCTGCACGACAAGGGATTCGCCCACTCGATGGAGACGTGGCGCGACGGCCAGCTCGCCGGCGGCCTCTACGGCGTCGCACTCGGCGGCGCATTCTTCGGCGAGTCGATGTTCCACCGTGTGACCGATGCGTCGAAGGCCGCCCTGGTGGCGCTCGTCGAACACCTGCGCCGGCGCGGCTTCGTCCTGCTCGACACGCAGTGGGTGACCGACCATCTGGTGCAGTTCGGGGCGATCGAAGTGCCGCGCCGACGCTACCTCCGGCTCCTCGACGAGGCGCTCGCGGCGGGGGTCACGTTCGGCGCCCGTTGA
- the apaG gene encoding Co2+/Mg2+ efflux protein ApaG, translating into MFTSDAVTRGIKVHVESEYAPDKSQPSQKQWFFLYTITITNEGAEAAQLMTRHWIITDGTGRVEEVRGPGVVGKQPVLAPGESFSYTSGCPLETPFGMMEGTYQMVTRSGEPFDAKIAPFTLSEPYTVH; encoded by the coding sequence ATGTTCACTTCGGACGCCGTGACCCGCGGCATCAAGGTTCACGTCGAATCCGAATACGCCCCGGACAAGTCGCAGCCGTCGCAGAAGCAGTGGTTCTTCCTCTACACGATTACGATTACGAACGAAGGGGCCGAGGCGGCGCAGCTGATGACCCGGCACTGGATCATCACCGACGGGACGGGCCGCGTCGAGGAAGTGCGCGGCCCCGGGGTGGTCGGCAAGCAGCCGGTGCTGGCGCCGGGCGAGTCCTTCAGCTACACGTCAGGGTGCCCGCTGGAGACGCCGTTCGGCATGATGGAGGGCACCTACCAGATGGTCACGCGGAGCGGCGAGCCCTTCGACGCGAAGATCGCGCCGTTCACGCTGTCGGAGCCCTACACCGTTCACTGA
- a CDS encoding aconitase family protein: MHRIEAARLKPGVSVPKTPDHGGEAASGGADRLLRGRALIFWDPRSPSPRKLDAIDTDQITPAADCVSESLATLDERWKAGSFRHLMPDFRARVHRGETFVIAGDRFAIGSSREMSPAGLKGVAEEAGLEMVVVCGHNMGDIFRRNAFNLGLHVVQSPEAVADARDGDEFTFDTATRRLTNVSQGRSYDPVPLSPKEEEIRRGGGIFAVGRREFAGSIETAPSLDWADPESARGLTTTEQIVFAHRVDKRLRAADLQPGTTLRVYADLLPASDGTAPFAIHTFNQITGGNTIFPRQAAIANDHFVFTGSAADDKQTSIGRQFAAAQAMEKPYYATPGDGIFHFYFPEQGLVMPGQFIPGADSHSRAYGAYGAVGIGVGSTTLGFGWATGYVYVTLARARRVVFSGTLQPWVSGKDIVLELLRRWGAKQSEGMSVELVDPARQLPIAYRNTIANMMAEAEALNGIFAPDETTYAWYRAKGVTELPYPRIAPGAAARYAIDETLSLSDVRPMIAKPFSPGNAFPAEEVARERITFDKAMIGSCTNGGYDDLLQAALVLRAARGKGIRTVDRELRIFPGSGGVARQIEQPDARLDGESIAAVFRAVGGEIRQSWCGPCFGQGPDALTAGQRAITSFNRNWQNRMGFGGEGYLASPAVVAASALAGYMAPPSELGLVWDPERFGV, from the coding sequence ATGCACAGGATTGAAGCGGCACGGCTCAAGCCGGGCGTATCGGTCCCGAAGACGCCCGATCACGGCGGCGAGGCTGCCAGCGGGGGGGCCGACCGCCTGCTCCGCGGGCGCGCGCTGATTTTCTGGGACCCCCGGTCGCCTTCGCCCAGGAAGCTCGATGCCATCGACACCGATCAGATCACGCCGGCGGCCGATTGCGTCTCAGAGAGCCTCGCGACGCTCGACGAGCGGTGGAAAGCGGGATCCTTCCGCCATCTGATGCCGGACTTCCGCGCGCGCGTCCACCGCGGCGAGACGTTCGTGATCGCGGGCGATCGATTTGCCATCGGCTCGTCGCGCGAGATGAGTCCGGCCGGTCTGAAGGGGGTCGCCGAGGAGGCCGGCCTGGAGATGGTCGTCGTCTGCGGCCACAACATGGGCGACATCTTCCGGCGCAATGCCTTCAACCTCGGTCTGCACGTCGTGCAGAGTCCCGAGGCGGTGGCCGACGCGCGGGACGGCGACGAGTTCACCTTCGACACGGCGACGCGCCGGCTGACCAACGTCAGCCAGGGGCGCTCGTACGATCCGGTCCCGCTCTCGCCCAAGGAAGAGGAGATCCGCCGCGGCGGCGGCATCTTCGCGGTCGGCCGCCGCGAGTTCGCCGGCTCGATCGAAACGGCGCCGTCGCTCGACTGGGCGGACCCGGAGTCGGCGCGCGGCCTGACGACGACCGAGCAGATCGTGTTCGCGCACCGGGTGGACAAGCGCCTCCGCGCCGCCGATCTCCAGCCGGGGACGACGCTGCGCGTCTACGCCGATCTGCTGCCGGCGTCCGACGGCACCGCCCCGTTTGCGATTCACACGTTCAACCAGATCACCGGCGGCAACACGATTTTCCCGCGCCAGGCGGCGATCGCCAACGATCACTTCGTGTTCACCGGCAGCGCCGCCGACGACAAGCAGACCTCGATCGGGCGGCAGTTCGCCGCTGCGCAGGCGATGGAGAAGCCGTACTACGCGACACCCGGCGACGGCATCTTCCACTTCTATTTCCCCGAACAGGGCCTGGTGATGCCGGGGCAGTTCATCCCCGGCGCCGACTCGCACAGCCGCGCCTACGGTGCCTACGGCGCGGTCGGCATCGGCGTCGGCTCGACGACGCTCGGCTTCGGCTGGGCGACAGGCTACGTCTACGTCACGCTCGCCAGGGCGCGGCGCGTGGTCTTCTCCGGCACGCTGCAGCCGTGGGTCAGTGGCAAGGACATCGTGCTCGAGCTGCTGCGCCGCTGGGGCGCCAAGCAGTCGGAGGGTATGTCGGTGGAGCTCGTCGACCCCGCGCGGCAGCTGCCGATCGCCTATCGCAACACGATCGCGAACATGATGGCGGAGGCCGAGGCGCTGAACGGGATCTTCGCGCCCGACGAGACGACCTACGCCTGGTATCGCGCCAAGGGCGTCACCGAGCTTCCGTATCCGCGGATCGCGCCGGGTGCGGCGGCGCGCTACGCGATCGACGAGACGTTGAGCCTGTCGGACGTGCGGCCGATGATCGCCAAGCCATTCAGTCCGGGCAACGCCTTTCCGGCCGAGGAGGTGGCGCGTGAGCGGATCACCTTCGACAAGGCGATGATCGGCTCGTGCACCAACGGCGGCTACGACGACCTGCTGCAGGCGGCGCTCGTGCTGCGCGCGGCGCGGGGCAAGGGCATCAGGACGGTCGATCGCGAGTTGAGGATCTTCCCGGGATCGGGCGGCGTCGCGCGCCAGATCGAGCAGCCCGACGCGCGATTGGACGGAGAATCGATTGCGGCGGTCTTCCGCGCGGTGGGCGGCGAGATCCGCCAGTCGTGGTGCGGTCCCTGCTTCGGGCAGGGCCCGGACGCGTTGACCGCCGGCCAGCGCGCCATCACCTCCTTCAACCGCAACTGGCAGAACCGCATGGGGTTCGGTGGCGAAGGCTATCTCGCAAGCCCCGCCGTCGTGGCAGCGTCCGCGCTCGCTGGCTACATGGCACCGCCGTCGGAGTTGGGCCTCGTCTGGGATCCCGAGCGCTTCGGCGTGTAG
- a CDS encoding signal peptidase II yields the protein MVELFRRTLTPMLLVAVLAATVGCDRVTKRIAVENLAGAADLTFLGGTLRVVYAENTGGFLSLGSDLPPRWRTGVFVGATGALLVAGLIGLVRARGNRLYLLGATLFLAGGVSNWIDRLAHGKVVDFLSVGVGPLRTGVFNVADVAILTGLAVVLLTEFQRPASGPRHVTDPA from the coding sequence ATGGTTGAGCTATTCCGCCGGACCTTGACGCCGATGCTGCTTGTCGCCGTGCTGGCGGCGACCGTCGGCTGCGATCGGGTCACCAAGCGGATCGCCGTCGAGAACCTGGCCGGGGCGGCGGACCTGACGTTTCTCGGGGGCACGCTCCGCGTCGTCTACGCCGAGAACACCGGCGGGTTCCTGAGTCTGGGCTCGGACCTCCCGCCGCGGTGGCGGACTGGCGTATTCGTCGGCGCCACCGGCGCCCTGCTCGTCGCGGGGCTGATCGGGCTCGTCCGCGCGCGCGGCAACCGCCTCTATCTGCTCGGCGCCACGCTCTTTCTCGCCGGCGGCGTGTCCAACTGGATCGATCGGCTGGCCCATGGCAAAGTGGTCGACTTCCTCAGCGTCGGCGTCGGTCCGCTGCGGACCGGCGTGTTCAACGTGGCCGACGTCGCGATTCTGACTGGCCTGGCAGTGGTCCTGCTGACCGAGTTCCAACGGCCCGCCTCGGGTCCCCGGCACGTGACCGATCCGGCGTAA
- a CDS encoding TerC family protein, whose translation MTAETLVALATLTFLEIVLGVDNIIFISILSSRLPAARQASARRLGLLLAMGTRILLLFSLSWVVKLTAPWVTIAGQALSGRDLILILGGLFLLFKSTHEIHARLEGDVDAGAGARAVSFGYVLTQIALLDIVFSLDSVITAVGMVDELWVMVVAVVVSVLIMLVAAGPISTFVNRHPTVKILALSFLLLIGLSLLLEGFDQHIPKGYIYFAMGFSVFVEMINLRIRVKRPGV comes from the coding sequence ATGACAGCCGAAACCCTGGTCGCCCTCGCCACGCTCACGTTCCTCGAGATCGTGCTGGGCGTCGACAACATCATCTTCATTTCCATCCTGTCGTCCCGGCTGCCTGCCGCGCGCCAGGCGTCGGCCCGGCGGCTCGGGCTGCTGCTGGCGATGGGGACCCGGATCCTCCTCCTGTTCTCCCTCTCCTGGGTGGTCAAGCTGACCGCGCCGTGGGTGACGATTGCCGGGCAGGCGCTGTCCGGCCGTGATCTGATCCTGATACTGGGAGGGCTCTTTCTGCTGTTCAAGAGCACGCACGAGATCCATGCACGCCTCGAGGGGGACGTCGACGCCGGGGCAGGCGCACGAGCGGTGTCGTTCGGTTACGTGCTGACCCAGATCGCGCTGCTCGACATCGTCTTCTCCCTCGATTCGGTGATCACAGCGGTCGGCATGGTCGACGAATTGTGGGTGATGGTGGTCGCGGTGGTCGTCTCGGTGCTGATCATGCTGGTCGCGGCGGGGCCGATCAGCACGTTCGTCAACCGCCACCCGACCGTGAAGATTCTGGCCTTGAGCTTCCTGCTGTTGATCGGGCTGTCGCTCCTGCTCGAAGGCTTCGATCAGCACATTCCCAAGGGCTACATCTATTTTGCGATGGGGTTCTCGGTGTTCGTCGAGATGATCAACCTGCGGATCCGGGTGAAACGCCCGGGCGTGTGA
- a CDS encoding YceI family protein: protein MRRLTMVLAAVAALSVPALARTQAPGSWTIDTNHSAAGFSVRHLLMSTVRGTLGPVKGTIEYDGTSIQSIKADVSIDVNGIDTGSQARDRDLRSADGLFETSKFPTATFKSTRVIAGTAGAFKLVGLLTIHGVTKEVTLDVEGPSPAIKQGPALRIGASATTTINRKDFGLSYNMMVEAAPAVSDEVKITIDVEATRRG from the coding sequence ATGCGGAGATTGACGATGGTGCTCGCGGCCGTGGCGGCGCTGAGCGTGCCGGCGCTGGCCCGCACTCAGGCGCCAGGATCCTGGACGATCGACACCAACCACAGCGCCGCCGGCTTCAGTGTCCGGCATCTATTGATGTCGACCGTGCGGGGCACGCTTGGGCCGGTGAAAGGGACCATCGAGTACGACGGCACGTCGATTCAAAGCATCAAGGCCGACGTGTCGATCGACGTCAACGGAATCGACACCGGCAGTCAGGCGCGCGACCGCGATCTGCGATCGGCGGACGGCCTGTTCGAGACCTCGAAATTCCCGACCGCCACCTTCAAGTCGACCCGCGTCATCGCCGGGACCGCCGGCGCGTTCAAGCTGGTCGGTCTCCTCACCATTCACGGCGTGACGAAGGAAGTGACGCTCGACGTCGAAGGCCCCTCGCCGGCGATCAAGCAAGGCCCCGCGCTGCGGATCGGCGCCAGCGCGACCACCACCATCAATCGCAAGGACTTCGGGCTGTCCTACAACATGATGGTCGAAGCGGCGCCGGCCGTCAGCGACGAGGTCAAGATCACGATCGACGTGGAAGCCACCAGGCGGGGGTGA
- a CDS encoding DUF1223 domain-containing protein yields MGRVLVFAVLFALAPSAQADPARVPVVVELFTSEGCSSCPPADAVLSRLAREQPVAGAQIIPLGMHVTYWDQLGWKDPASLGDATARQQGYGRIFGEDRVYTPQAVVDGRDELVGSDGAGLMRTIARAAQRPHAAVALSARLEGDAIVAHADVTGVPPEVKESLQTLFLLTEDGLASTVTRGENGGRTLHHDAVVRRMSSAARFASIPAGWQRDRLHVVALVQEARSRRIVGAASVPIS; encoded by the coding sequence ATGGGGAGAGTGCTCGTCTTCGCCGTGCTGTTTGCGCTGGCTCCGTCGGCTCAGGCCGATCCGGCGCGCGTCCCTGTCGTGGTGGAGCTGTTCACCTCAGAGGGATGCTCGAGCTGTCCGCCGGCCGACGCCGTGCTCAGCCGGCTCGCGCGTGAGCAGCCCGTCGCCGGGGCGCAGATCATCCCTCTCGGCATGCACGTCACCTACTGGGATCAGCTTGGCTGGAAGGATCCGGCATCGCTCGGCGACGCGACCGCGCGCCAGCAGGGGTACGGCCGCATCTTCGGCGAGGACCGCGTCTACACGCCGCAAGCGGTGGTCGACGGCCGCGACGAGCTCGTGGGCAGCGACGGCGCCGGCCTGATGCGCACGATCGCCCGGGCCGCGCAGCGCCCGCACGCCGCCGTCGCGTTGTCGGCCCGTCTGGAAGGGGACGCCATCGTCGCGCACGCCGACGTCACGGGTGTGCCGCCCGAGGTGAAGGAATCGCTACAGACACTGTTCCTGCTGACCGAGGACGGACTCGCGTCGACGGTCACCCGCGGCGAGAACGGCGGCCGGACGCTGCACCACGACGCCGTCGTGCGGCGGATGTCCAGCGCCGCGAGGTTTGCGTCGATCCCGGCCGGCTGGCAGCGCGATCGGCTGCACGTCGTCGCCCTCGTCCAGGAAGCACGATCCCGGAGGATCGTCGGCGCCGCGTCCGTCCCGATCTCGTAG
- a CDS encoding ChaN family lipoprotein, whose amino-acid sequence MLPCAFAALVSALVQPAPTPPAALLSYVPQRVYDTQQKGFGDFESMLADLARADVVFVGEQHDDANTHRLELAILEGLIRRRVPLVIAMEMFERDVQPVLDRYLAGSITEEQFLEGARPWPRYQTDYRPIVEFARAHHLPIVASDVPRHIATDVSRSGLGVVDALGAERPFAARELSCPTAGTYYERFLEAMGGHPSAGDPQAADLRLKNDRFYFAQCLKDETMGESIASAFEQHASTHATIVHVNGAFHSDYAEGTAAAARRRLPGRRIAIVSVVPVDDLDRERPDADGLTRADYLLYTVKNPGS is encoded by the coding sequence ATGCTCCCTTGCGCGTTCGCCGCGCTCGTATCCGCTCTGGTCCAGCCGGCGCCGACGCCGCCGGCGGCGCTCCTCTCGTACGTGCCCCAGCGCGTCTACGACACGCAGCAGAAGGGGTTTGGCGACTTCGAGAGCATGCTGGCCGATCTCGCCCGTGCCGACGTCGTCTTCGTCGGCGAACAGCACGACGATGCGAACACGCATCGGCTGGAGCTGGCCATCCTCGAGGGGCTGATCCGGCGGCGCGTGCCGCTCGTGATCGCCATGGAGATGTTCGAGCGGGACGTGCAGCCGGTGCTCGACCGCTACCTGGCCGGGTCGATCACCGAGGAGCAGTTTCTCGAAGGCGCCCGTCCGTGGCCGCGGTATCAGACCGACTACCGGCCGATCGTCGAGTTCGCGCGCGCGCATCACCTCCCGATCGTGGCCTCGGACGTGCCGCGCCACATCGCGACCGACGTGTCGCGCAGCGGTCTCGGTGTCGTCGACGCGCTCGGCGCCGAGCGTCCGTTCGCGGCGCGCGAGCTGTCGTGCCCGACGGCCGGGACGTACTACGAGCGCTTCCTCGAGGCGATGGGCGGTCATCCGTCCGCCGGCGATCCCCAGGCCGCCGATCTCCGGCTGAAGAACGATCGCTTCTACTTCGCGCAGTGCCTGAAGGACGAGACGATGGGAGAGTCGATCGCCAGCGCGTTCGAGCAGCACGCCTCGACGCACGCGACGATCGTCCACGTCAACGGCGCGTTTCACAGTGACTATGCCGAGGGTACCGCCGCCGCGGCGCGGCGGCGCCTGCCGGGCCGCCGCATCGCCATCGTCAGCGTCGTCCCGGTGGACGATCTCGATCGCGAGCGTCCGGATGCCGACGGCCTCACCCGCGCCGACTACCTGCTCTACACGGTCAAGAACCCCGGTTCGTGA
- a CDS encoding M20/M25/M40 family metallo-hydrolase, translating into MPMLRACSLAVLLTLAQFPPPATDTPAHLAPAWLDPYRDAASRLTGEALSSDFAWQRLALLGDTFGNRLSGSPNLEAAITWAVEEMQKDGLENVHTEPVKVPHWVRGHESLEIAGPIPQPLVILGLGNSVGTPANGMDAELLIVHSFEELDAAAGRVKGKIVLFNVPFTNYGETVRFRTTGPSRAGALGAVAALVRAVGPAGLRTPHTGTLTYAAGQPQIPAAALTVEDTARLQRIVDRGTTVRLKLLMEAHFLPDADSFNVIGELRGRERPDEIVTIGGHFDSWDVGTGSTDDGGGCVVTWEALRMMKKLNLRPRRTVRVVLWTNEENGTRGGNAYRDQHAAELPNHVAMLESDGGVFRPLGFGFTGSERARATLREIATLLAAMHADSIGAAGGGSDIEPSVQQAGIPSLSLEVDGNYFLIHHTPADTIDKIDPLDVSRSAAAVAVMTYVIAEMPERLR; encoded by the coding sequence ATGCCGATGCTCCGCGCGTGTTCGCTCGCTGTCCTGCTCACCCTGGCCCAATTTCCGCCGCCCGCCACCGACACGCCGGCCCACCTCGCGCCCGCATGGCTCGATCCCTACCGCGACGCGGCCAGCCGGCTCACCGGCGAGGCGCTGTCGTCGGACTTCGCGTGGCAGCGGCTCGCGCTGCTCGGCGACACGTTCGGCAACCGGCTCAGCGGCTCGCCCAATCTCGAGGCGGCGATCACGTGGGCGGTCGAAGAGATGCAGAAGGACGGACTCGAGAACGTCCACACCGAGCCGGTGAAGGTGCCGCACTGGGTGCGCGGTCACGAGAGCCTGGAGATCGCCGGCCCGATTCCGCAGCCGCTCGTCATCCTTGGCCTCGGCAACAGCGTCGGCACGCCGGCAAACGGGATGGACGCCGAACTGCTGATCGTGCACAGCTTCGAAGAGCTCGACGCCGCTGCCGGCCGTGTCAAAGGGAAGATCGTCCTCTTCAACGTGCCCTTCACCAACTACGGCGAGACGGTGCGGTTCCGCACCACCGGCCCGTCACGGGCCGGGGCGCTCGGCGCGGTTGCGGCGCTCGTCCGGGCCGTCGGGCCGGCCGGCCTGCGCACGCCGCACACCGGAACGCTCACCTACGCCGCCGGGCAGCCGCAAATCCCTGCCGCCGCCCTCACCGTCGAGGACACCGCCCGCCTGCAGCGGATCGTCGACCGCGGCACGACAGTCCGCCTGAAACTGCTCATGGAGGCGCACTTCCTTCCCGACGCCGATTCGTTCAACGTAATCGGCGAGCTGCGCGGGCGCGAGCGGCCGGACGAAATCGTCACGATCGGCGGCCACTTCGATTCGTGGGACGTCGGCACGGGCTCGACCGACGATGGCGGCGGCTGCGTGGTCACTTGGGAAGCGCTGCGCATGATGAAGAAGCTGAATCTGCGTCCGCGCCGCACCGTCCGCGTCGTGCTCTGGACCAACGAGGAGAACGGCACGCGCGGCGGCAACGCCTACCGCGATCAGCACGCCGCCGAGCTCCCCAACCACGTCGCGATGCTCGAATCCGACGGCGGCGTGTTCCGGCCGCTCGGCTTCGGCTTCACGGGCAGCGAACGGGCGCGCGCGACCCTGCGCGAAATCGCCACGCTGCTGGCGGCGATGCACGCCGATTCGATCGGCGCGGCAGGCGGCGGCTCCGACATCGAGCCGAGCGTGCAGCAGGCCGGCATCCCGTCGCTGTCGCTCGAAGTGGACGGCAACTACTTCCTCATCCATCACACGCCGGCGGACACGATCGACAAGATCGATCCGCTCGACGTGTCTCGTTCGGCGGCCGCAGTCGCGGTGATGACCTACGTGATCGCGGAGATGCCCGAGCGCCTGCGCTGA